The Phaeodactylum tricornutum CCAP 1055/1 chromosome 6, whole genome shotgun sequence region tcgactactgtgccactcacccacacgcTACGGTACGTTTTCaggctagcgacatgtgtttacacattcatagtgacgcttcctacctttccgagtcgaaagcccgttctcgtgctgcaggtcactttttcctcagcagtcgaccccacgatcccaatgctgctcccgctccgactgGTCCGGACCCTCCCAATAACGGCGCCATTCACACGCATAGCTCCATTATGtccgttgttctttcgtcggccaccgaagcagaactcggtgccctcttttacaacgccaaggacgccaccgctttccgggtcactctcgacgaacttggccaCATTCAGCCACCTACTCCTATTCAGACCGATAACGCTTGTGCCTCCggcattgccaacgaaaccatcaagcaacgacgttctaaagccattgacatgcgtttctactgggttaaagaccgcgtcgagcaaaaacagtttattatttactggcgacccggtctcacaaatttggccgactatttctccaagcatcattctcccgccCATCATCGAaaaatgcgctcgcactaccttTTCGAACAGTCATCAACCAATGACCtagcaacttctcatttgcagcgagggtgtgttgatcgaactcctggtaaggacaacgtctcaccagaagttcaatcgcctactgctaaaagacaagtcgcttccgtcccacacacaacgaatcacagccccacagtccctacgaatatccaagagtacaatgtagactcataatcttcgtagttcatcgttttcctcaactgtgatctccatcgtcgttttgtgttcttcaataaaaaCATCTTTCGTAAAGAATCTCCGGTGGACGAAGCAAATGTCTTCTCAAGTCGGAGCTTTACCAAGTCGAGCAAGACTAtgaagaaagagaaaatgCTGTCGCTTTGGATAGCTGCGCGCGCGGTCTGGTCTCTCCAGGAAGGTATCTATTCCGTCGCTAGCCGTAAGCAAACTCGACTGGAGATGAGAATGGCTTCCTTCGCTTTTCTCGGCGGAAACCCCAAGATCCCACAATCAACAGCGGAAAGGTTCGTAGCATACTATCTTGGCATTGTTCATTTCATTTTTCCGGTACTTTTCTGAAATCAAATTTTGTGCCGCGCATGTAGAGATCGCCAGGCTATTGGCGCAGTGAAGGCTGCAATTGTTTCACCACGAGCACCCTCCTGCGGGCTTATTGAATGCGAATTTCCTACTCTGAGCGCTCTCAATAAAATGGGCGACGGATCATTACGGTCAGCTAATGAAGTGGACCAGGCAAACATAGAATTTGTGTCTAAGCTATTCCGGGCGATttctcctcctcttcctttcttgggcCCGAGAACATGGCTTATAATCAGCTCTGCTGCGAGCAGTAGCTTTTGTGAGAAGGCCGCTAAAGCCACAGGGGGTGCTGATTCAACAATTTACTTGAAAGAAGGCATACCTAGTATTGGCGGCCGTGATGTGTGCGTTCTCGTGTCGCCTTCGATATCTAAAGACTACGAGATTGCCAAACGACTCGTCAGCAACGGGAATAAAGTGGTTATAGTAAATGGGTTGGCCAAGGACCAGAAGAGTATTCCCGAAAACGCGACTATGGCATTCTTTCTGAAACCCTTGACATATAATTCGCAAGTGGCTGGCTACCTTGTACGAATTTATCCTGGAGCCTGGACAGCCCTTGACGCGGCAAGCGGAGCCACACTTGGAACATTTAGCGATACCGAAATACTAGTTCCCGGGACAAACACCCCAGACCTCCGGGCTGCGGTGCGACAAGTGCAAACTTGTGTTGATGAACGTGCCATCAAGGCAAGACAATCCAGTTAGAGGAAGAGCGATAACATTTTGCTACAAAGAATTGTTGTGCAGCCATACACTAGACCTCTCCACAACACAGGCGAAGAACCATACGATCATTTTCAAATATAGCTAGGTGTCTACAGAATGCCGTCTTCTCATTTTGGTTGAGAGAAAGCTTGTCGTTGCATTAGGTTAGCGCTTTACATTTAAGGACTTGCAATTGTTCGAAAGGAATACCTGACTTTTTGGGCACTTGCCTTACCATTATTTGACTTGACTTACTTTGAATGACACTGAAAGTGCTTACTGGCACGTGCCAATTCACCACAAATTGGTGTATTCAGCGTGGATCGGGACGACAAGATAGGAAGAATCGCACCGCCAGGACTCACAGATCGACACCTCATTGTAAGTTGCTTATTGCGAGAGGTACCACAAAGCatgatttacagttagacttGCATTACTGCTAATTGGCTACCGAAGTTCGGATGAAAAACTACATAATTTTCAGCTATCAACATTAATTTCTGACCGGGTCTTTCGTTATACCGTTTTTTACAAGTCAAAAGTTCGtaatgactgtgaaacatCATCTTCGGGTTGTAATTTTGGCTCTGATATTCAGATGACATGTGACTGAATCGGCAGTAAAACCTATTCTACTGCAAACTTCCTCAGATATCTTCGGAAATTACTATATTGCTTCGGTCAAGCTTTCGAGAGCTCCTGTTGGTGACGACACAGCCAGCAAACCGAAAAGTCACTGAGCGGGCGATAAGTTTTGAGACTTTCTTCCTTGTCTAGCGGCGGAAGAGTTAATTGCAATGTTTTGATCGGTACCCCAAGCTTTTCCAAGGTTGATCGGTACCCCAAGCTATTCCAAGGTGTCATTATTTTGAGACAATATTTGTGCATCGATTTTCTTTCGCAAAAAAAAAATCTACCATGAAACTTCCTTTTCTCGTGGCATCAACTTTGGTTTGGAGGTTGGTCATGGCGGCCGACTGTGAGCTTAGCTCGACGTCGTCAGCTCCCATTACTCAGAGCTTAAGCGGACTGTCAGCTGTTTCCTTCCAAGGGTTTAAGCCCTTGATCAACCGTTTTGAAGGGGAGCCTCTGCTCAAGATTATCAGGTGGAGCACTGACCCTATCGTAGAAATTTCTGGCAACAAGCTTGTTGTCTCCAAAGCATCTTGCGACTCTTCGTCACTTCCAGAATCGTCTTCGACTCTTCTATCTAAAATAAGCTTGTCGTTGCTTGGCACTGCCAGCTTACTCACTTTTCTTGGAGGTCCAACAGCATCAATTCTTAGTCTGGGGTTCGCAGTGGCTACAGGGGCCTACATACCCGCTGCTTTTGCACATGGGGACTCTTGTGATGCTGTTATTGAGGTGGAAATCCACGGGCCAGCTAAGTCGAATGGGGCTATATACATGGAGGAGATGATTCTCGTTGACGACTATGACGGCGAAGAAGATTCCTTGCACTTTACCGCCGACCCGGCTTGGGCCTTGCGAGTCAATGCGAGCCGCAATTTCCGTCAAACTGCCTCAGGATCCGTCTACAACTACCGCAACAAGGTGCGTAAGGATTTGGTTGCGTTTCCGGTGTTCGCTTGACAAACTCATCGTTCGGATTAATTGAGCGTTCAGATTCTTATGGGTATGTCGCAGACAACTATCCTCAACCAACCACCCTCGGTGACGGCGAAAGACGATGTAGTTTTTGATATTCCGGCAAATGTTGTTCGTCCTGACACCGACGAAGAGATTTTGATGCTATCTGTTCTAGAAATGGCAGCCCTCCTCCGCCAAGGAAGTTTGACGTCTGTTGAGCTCACTAATATGGCTTTGAGCATGCTCGAAATGTATGATCCTGAGTACAATATGTTGGAAGTGGAGCTTAAAGAACTTGCTTTAAACGTCGCTGCCGAGGCGGATGCCATGTTTGCCAATGGCACAATCGTTTCCGAAATCCAAGGCATTCCATTTGCTATTAAGGACACGTACGATGTGAAAGGCTATGCTACCATGTATGGCTCGTGGGAGTTTATGGACAATATCCGGGAGGAAGAGTCCCCTTTGGTAACGTACGCTGTCCAGGCTGGTGTGGTGCCTCTTTTTAAGTCATCGGTTCCACAACTGACTTGGGGAACTGCTAATTATAAGGGTACAGTGTATTCTTGTCTCAATGGTGGATACTCGGCTGGGGCTGGTGGTTCAGGAGGATCTTCTATTGGTTCAGGAACTGCCGTTTGCCTAGGGGTTGTCCCGGTTGCAATCTGCGAGCAGACGGGCTCTTCTTGCCAGTCACCAGCAATTGCCAATGGCATTTCCACCATCATTCCTGCCCTTGGAACATTTTCTCGAGAAAACAATGGGTTATACTCGTTTGAATCAGATCGTCCCGGCTTGCTCTGCCGAGACTTGATGTCTTGCGCCGTGTTTTACAACCGCATGAGAGGGAAGTCTGCAGGTGATCTGCAGTCTCGCGATGTTCCTTTTGCGGATCCTTCCAAAGAGGACCTCTCCACGTACTCTATTGGTTTTGTGGATAATTCAGACACGGACGGTTGGCCGTTGGCTTGGGACACTCCATTCAAAGGGCAGCGCAACAATGTCGTGACGGCACTACAAGCCTTCGGTGCTGACGTGATTACCGAAGACAGTATCACCAATTTCATGCAGCCAACACAGTTGTATACAGATTTTATGGAATCAAATATTCGCAATACTGTTTCTTTCGACTGGTATTGGTTGAATGTTGAAGGATTTTTCGAGGAAGTCTTCAAATATGGGGCGGAGGAAGGGGCAATGGCCTACGGCCCGGTTTGGGTGGGACAAAAGTAAGTACATCCCACCTGTTGAGATGCGATCAAGTGCGGTCATTTGTTTCAGCAGCAAAGTCTCATCCCGGCTGAGCCTTTAGCTTCAATTTTGACAATGGTTCCCACCGTAGTCATGTAGGGGCATCTGCCTATGCGTACTTGGATAGCCTCTGGCTGTTTGGCTACGCGGCCGAAAGGGCAATGTATCCCATGTTGCAGACAATGCCAGATGTTGTTGTACACTTTGCCCAGTCCGAACTGAATGGGGCGTATGATGGCAACTTGATCAAACGGGCCGGGATTAATACAGTACACATTCCGGAGTTTTACTGGAATACCACCAACGAAACTTTTGTCGATTGGACAGGATCTCGTCCCATTGACTATTATGAAGGTACAACGGTGAGCGCAGCCATGATTACTTGCGAGTCAAAAAAGTATGAACCTGTCAAGGCACTTGCGGTCTGTTACCAACTCCAGCAAAGTCTCGTTCCGGGTGGCAAGCTTATTTCACCCAACAAGGACATTATTCGTGAGGCATTGCAATCGGGCGCGCATGACTTAGACTGCCCTTACGATTGGTCCGACAAGCGCCCAGGGTATTTGGACAGTTATCCGGTAGATGTGCGCGAAAATGTTGTGTCAAAGCTGGGCAACATCGGGAACCGTCCCACTTGCCCGGCCCCCGGAGTCGTGGTGTCCGCGAGTTCGCCACCCTGATATGTCTCCGAAGTAGTTTGCTGCATTTTGCATGTGGGTAATGGATTCGGTTTAACGAGGGCTGTAATCTTTATGTAATTTTATGGACGTCGCGTGTTGCGTACTTTAAAAAATTTGGAGTAATAGCTAGAGCTGTGTCTGATGGCATAAACTTCCTCATCTTTACGGTTAGCCATAGTTCAATTATGGATGTGAGGGGCGTCGTCACTTTGTGACGTCATATGCAACGTCACGCTTGCAGAAGACCGAAATCTGGATAAAACTGCCATGCACAGTTGTTACCTGAGAGCTGGGCTCGTGTCGCTTCGTGTCAACGGCAAGCCATCTTCCATCTGCATATTTCGATCCGTTCCACCAGGATTCTTTGGGAAAGCAAAGGCCATTGAGGTCCACACCACAAAAACCGCTCGCGATGCCTTCGATATCAGCTAGTGTAAAGCTGTCGATTCTCTTAGCATGTATAGCTTCGTTGACATCACCGGCTCTGAGCTTTACACCGCTGCTGTCGAGCCTTGCTGCTTCGGTTTCCA contains the following coding sequences:
- a CDS encoding predicted protein, which encodes MKKEKMLSLWIAARAVWSLQEGIYSVASRKQTRLEMRMASFAFLGGNPKIPQSTAERDRQAIGAVKAAIVSPRAPSCGLIECEFPTLSALNKMGDGSLRSANEVDQANIEFVSKLFRAISPPLPFLGPRTWLIISSAASSSFCEKAAKATGGADSTIYLKEGIPSIGGRDVCVLVSPSISKDYEIAKRLVSNGNKVVIVNGLAKDQKSIPENATMAFFLKPLTYNSQVAGYLVRIYPGAWTALDAASGATLGTFSDTEILVPGTNTPDLRAAVRQVQTCVDERAIKARQSS
- a CDS encoding predicted protein, which produces MKLPFLVASTLVWRLVMAADCELSSTSSAPITQSLSGLSAVSFQGFKPLINRFEGEPLLKIIRWSTDPIVEISGNKLVVSKASCDSSSLPESSSTLLSKISLSLLGTASLLTFLGGPTASILSLGFAVATGAYIPAAFAHGDSCDAVIEVEIHGPAKSNGAIYMEEMILVDDYDGEEDSLHFTADPAWALRVNASRNFRQTASGSVYNYRNKTTILNQPPSVTAKDDVVFDIPANVVRPDTDEEILMLSVLEMAALLRQGSLTSVELTNMALSMLEMYDPEYNMLEVELKELALNVAAEADAMFANGTIVSEIQGIPFAIKDTYDVKGYATMYGSWEFMDNIREEESPLVTYAVQAGVVPLFKSSVPQLTWGTANYKGTVYSCLNGGYSAGAGGSGGSSIGSGTAVCLGVVPVAICEQTGSSCQSPAIANGISTIIPALGTFSRENNGLYSFESDRPGLLCRDLMSCAVFYNRMRGKSAGDLQSRDVPFADPSKEDLSTYSIGFVDNSDTDGWPLAWDTPFKGQRNNVVTALQAFGADVITEDSITNFMQPTQLYTDFMESNIRNTVSFDWYWLNVEGFFEEVFKYGAEEGAMAYGPVWVGQNFNFDNGSHRSHVGASAYAYLDSLWLFGYAAERAMYPMLQTMPDVVVHFAQSELNGAYDGNLIKRAGINTVHIPEFYWNTTNETFVDWTGSRPIDYYEGTTVSAAMITCESKKYEPVKALAVCYQLQQSLVPGGKLISPNKDIIREALQSGAHDLDCPYDWSDKRPGYLDSYPVDVRENVVSKLGNIGNRPTCPAPG